A genome region from Cervus canadensis isolate Bull #8, Minnesota chromosome 10, ASM1932006v1, whole genome shotgun sequence includes the following:
- the LOC122448957 gene encoding probable histone-lysine N-methyltransferase PRDM7, giving the protein MSRAPLSKESSLKELPGVAKLLKTSGSKQAQKPVPHHRKARTPGQHPRQKGELRRKETGVKRYSLRERKGHIYQEVSEPQDDDYLYCEECQNFFIDSCAAHGPPTFVKDCAVEKGHANRSALTLPPGLSIRLSGIPDAGLGVWNEASDLPLGLHFGPYEGQITDDEEAANSGYAWQCTGRLLALHFTSAQKDWTSLNL; this is encoded by the exons ATGTCCAGGGCACCATTAAGTAAGGAATCTAGTTTGAAGGAATTGCCCGGAGTAGCAAAATTGCTGAAAACAAGTGGCTCCAAGCAGGCTCAGAAACCAGTGCCCCATCACAGAAAAGCAAGGACCCCTGGACAGCACCCCAGACAAAAAGGCG aactcagaagaaaagaaactggagTGAAGAGGTACAGTTTACGAGAAAGAAAGGGTCACATATACCAAGAGGTCAGTGAGCCCCAGGATGACGACTACCTCT ATTGTGAGGAGTGTCAGAACTTCTTCATCGACAGCTGTGCTGCCCATGGGCCCCCAACCTTTGTAAAGGACTGTGCAGTGGAAAAGGGGCATGCCAACCGCTCAGCCCTCACGCTGCCCCCTGGGTTAAGCATCAGACTGTCGGGCATCCCTGACGCTGGACTTGGAGTGTGGAACGAGGCGTCCGATCTGCCGCTGGGCCTGCACTTTGGGCCCTATGAGGGCCAGATCACAGACGATGAAGAGGCCGCCAACAGTGGATACGCCTGGCAG TGTACAGGCAGGCTGCTGGCCCTTCACTTCACCTCAGCGCAGAAGGACTGGACTTCGCTTAACCTCTAG